In the genome of Ensifer sp. WSM1721, the window TCGACTACCAGATGTATGTCTGGGCGGCGGTGCTATATTTGTTCATGGTGGAATTGCTGCGCAACATCTGGGCTTGGCTCGAAGCGCGGCTGACGCGCCACCTGAAGCGTTGAGCGGGCACGGAGCTGTTCACGGCGAAAGGCTTGGCAGCACTCGCTCAGCATTGCTAACAAGCCTTTGTTATTCCATGGGAATTTTGGCTGCAGCACGAATATTAGGGCTTGATTAAGGAATCAAGCGCTTCATCATAGAGACCACCCTTTGCAAAAAGTGAGGTCCGAATGACGAGCGACATGGAACTGCAGCTCAAGGGTTACGGCCTGACGACGGCCCAGATACTCTATCGGATGCCCGACCACCCGGCTCTCCTGCAGACCTATATCTGGCAGCACTACGACATCGCACCGGATTTCCCGGAAATGCGCAGCTTCCTGAAATTCTGGCAGGAGAAGCTGGACGGGCCGTTGCATTCGGTACGCTACGTGCACCGCAAGCTCATCTCCGCGACCGAATGGCGCGCCCTCAAGGGCGAGTTCGTCCTCCACTGATGAGAAAGCGCTCTGCAGAGTGGGGGTAGGAAAACTGCGCGCTTTCGCCTATGTCCCGCGTCGCGGCGAAAGAAGTCGACCCATTAATCTTGCGCCGACTCCACTCGAACTCATGACGAGCAGAAATTATCACACCGACCGCGTTATGCCGCCATCGATGCGGATGTTCTGGCCCGTGATATAGCCTCCGCGATCGGTCGCAAGCAGAGCGATCAGTTCGGCCACCTCCTCCGACGTCCCGTACCGCCCCATCGGAATTCGCTCTCGGCGCTCCTCCGTCTCCGGCAGGCTGTCGATAAAGCCCGGCAGGACGTTGTTCATGCGCACATTGTCGGCCGCATATCGGTCCGCGAAGAGCTTGGTGAAGGCAGCGAGGCCGGAACGAAAGACGCCCGAAGTCGGAAACAGCGGATCAGGTTCAAAGACCGCATAGGTAGAGATGTTGACGATGCTGCCGGATTGTTGCTCGACCATGATCGGCGTGACGAGCCTGGTCGGCCTCACGACGTTAAGGAAATAGACCTCCATCCCCTTATGCCAGTCCTCGTCGGTGAGTTCCAGTACCGGAGCGCGTGGCCCATGTCCGGCCGAGTTGATGAGCGCGTCCACCCGCCCCCAAGCGTCGTAAGCCGAATCGACAAGCCGCTTCAAATCGTCGTTCGACTGGTTCGATCCGGTGACGCCGATGCCGCCGAGTTCTTTCGCCAGAGCCTCGCCCTTGCCGGACGAGGACAGGATGGCGACGCGGAAACCCTCCGCTGCCATCCTCCGCGCTGCAACGGCGCCCATGCCGGAACCGCCGGCGGTAATGATTGCTACCTTTTGTTCACTCATCATACATCCTACTCAAATGTCCCCGTTTTTGATTGGCTGCCGGCAAAGTTCACCCGCACGACCGCAGTTGAAGCAGCCTCTCGCGCCGGCATCAAACGAGAATTTCTGATGACCGTATCAAGAACGCCCATCTACAGCCGCGACGGCCGTCAGACATGCACCTCGCCGTGGGCCAACTCACCGGCTCCAGGCTCCTTGCGCAGAGAGCCATAGAGAACCGCCGCGTAGAATAGCGCGACCCCGATCATCACCGCCCAGCCGGGTACCACACCGAGAGCTGCATTCTCCGTCACATCGGCCCAGGAGCGGACATGTCCGAAGGGTTCGCCATTGGTCGACATCTTAGGCGAGGAGATCTTCAGCGCCCAGGCCAAGAGCAGTATCAGGTACATCCAGCAATAGTTGCGCTGCAGCCGCCGACAGACGGCCTCCTTATAGCTCATCAGGAAAGCCGGCCGGCGCAGGCTGGCGGCTATCGACACGGACCACTTGAAGGTCGGCGTGCCTTCGGGGCAAAGAATCTGAGCGAAATAACCGCGCTCGAGCTGGCGCACCCGGGCGCGATAGACGTCGAAGAAACGGTAGCGCCGTGCCTCGATCAAGAGCAGCAAGGTGATGAGCAATACGGCGAAGAGCAGGACGCCATGGTGCGACGATGGTGTCGAAAGCGAAACGGACAGCATCGCCGCGACCACCGTGATCGCCCAGTTCGAGGTTCGGTCTATACGATCCCGCCAACCGGCCATCCGCCCCATTTCGCCGCGATAATAATGGACGATCGTGTTGATCGTCTCCTGCGAGCTCTGAGGAAGGGGCGGGCCCTGCCGCTCCGGCATCTCCGTTTCCAATGTCAGCGGGCTCAAGTCAGCAGTCATCGGCATTCCTCCCGATTTCTCACTGTTTTCGGGGATGATGACTCCTTTCCCATCGACGATAAATGCCGCGGCGCCCCCACCCAGTCGATTTTTTTACCGAACGCTCAATGTTCGCTTTACGTTCCAGGCTTCACAGGGCCGTCCCGACCTGAAGCCTATCGCCGCTTCCGTGCGAAATGGAGTATTATTCAACGACATCGGTCACTTATGCAGGTGATCGCCCCCGGCGGCGATTGTCAAAGTCCGCTGGCGGTCGTAAGAAGCGCTCATGACCCAGAAGAGCAAGAAGATCGACGAGGAAGCACTGGCGGCGGCATATAACCGCGCGCTTTCCCTGGAGAAGTCCGGGCACTTTGACGCGGCCGCCGCAGCCTATCGGGAAGTCCTTGAACTCGATCCGGAGGATCACGGCGGCGCCGCCGTTCGGCTGGCCTCGATGGGTCGGGGTGACACGCCGCTCAAGGCGCCGGACGCCTATGTGGCCACACTGTTCGACCAGCATGCCGAGGTTTTCGACAATGTCCTCGTCGACCAGTTGGACTATTGCGTACCACTTCTCGTTCGCCAGCGAATTCAGGCGCTTGGGCTTGGGCCTTTCAAGCGGGTGCTCGATCTCGGCTGCGGCACCGGGCTCACCGGCGGCGCACTGCGCGATATGGCGGAAGACATAACCGGCGTGGATCTCTCGGAGAACATGGTGGAGATTGCCCACGAGAAAGATCTCTATGAGACGCTCTACGTCGCCGAGGCCGTCGATTTCCTCGACGACAATGATGATGAGCCGTTCGACCTGATTGTTGCGACCGACGTCCTGCCCTATATCGGCGCCTTGGAGCCGCTCTTCTTCGGCGCGGTCGACAATCTCGTACCGGGCGGGCTCCTGATCTTCTCCAGCGAGACCCTCCCGGCGGAGGCTTTCGCAGGGCGCGGCTACGTCGTCGGCCCGCATCAACGCTTCGCGCATTCAGAGACCTACTTGCGCGACCGTCTGACCGCGACCGGATTCGAGGTGATCGACATCAGCGACATCACCGTTCGTAAGGAAGAGGGCGAGCCGACCGCCGGGCAATTGCTTATCGCGCGGTTCAAGCCCTGATTGCCGGCGCCTGCTGCCGCGGCTATCGTCGGCTAAATCTCTGCCAAAGCAAATGGGAGTCTGCAGGAAATGGCCAAAGTCGCATTCATCGGTCTCGGCGTCATGGGATACCCGATGGCCGGTCATCTCAAGGTCCGCGGTGGGCACGACGTGACCGTCTACAACCGAACCTCCGCGAAGGCGGAACAATGGGCGACTGCGTTCGGCGGGCGCACGGCGGCAACGCCTGCAGAGGCGGCAAAAGATCAGGACTTCGTTTTCTCCTGCGTCGGCAATGACGACGACCTGCGCTCCGTCACCACCGGCGAAGACGGTGCCTTCGAGACCATAGGCCAGGGGGCGATCTTTATCGACAACACCACGGCCTCGGCTGAAGTTGCTCGCGAGCTCTACTCTGCGGCCCGAGCAAAGGGCGCGCATTTTATCGATGCGCCGGTCTCGGGCGGCCAGGCCGGCGCCGAGAATGGGGTGCTCACGGTCATGTGCGGCGGCGACTCGGAAGCCTTCGACAGGGCAAAGCCGGTCATCGAAGCCTACGCGCGCATGGTCGGTCTGATGGGCCCGGCCGGTGCCGGCCAGCTCACCAAGATGATCAACCAGATCTGCATCGCCGGTCTCGTGCAAGGCCTCGCCGAGGGCATCCACTTCGGCAAAAGAGCTGGCCTCGATATCGAGAAGGTTATCGACGTCATTTCCAAGGGGGCAGCCGGTTCCTGGCAGATGGAAAACCGCTACAAGACCATGAATGCCGGAAAATATGATTTCGGCTTCGCCGTCGACTGGATGCGCAAGGACCTCGATATCGTCCTCGCCGAAGCGCGGCGCAATGGTGCCAAGCTTCCCGTGACTGCCTTGGTGGACCAGTTCTACGCCGACGTGCAGGCGCTCGGGGGAAACCGCTGGGACACCTCTTCGCTGCTTGCGCGGCTCGAGAAGTGACGCTCTCCCCAACATCGACAGCACAAGAAATCATCGATCGCCTGCGCCTGCTCGGATCTGAGGAAAACATCGCCGGCATGGCGCGCTTCGGGATCGCGACCGAAGCGGCGCTCGGCCTTTCGAATGTCGAGCTTCGTCGCATCTCCCGTCAGGTGAAGACAGATCATGCCCGCGGCTCGAGCTCTGGCGCTCGGGCATCCGAGAAGCGCGCATCCTGGCTGCCTTCACCGCCGATCCCAAGGCTTTGACGCTCGACGAAGCGCGGCGCTGGGCAGGCGACTGCAACTCATGGGAGGTCGTCGATATGCTCGCCGACCTCCTTGTCGGCGCGCGGTACGATCGGGCGCTCGTTGCCGAATTTGCCACCGACGAGCGGGAATTCGTCCGCCGCCTCGCCTTTGCGATGATCGCCACCGCAGCCGTGCACCTCAAGACCGAACCGGATTCGACGTTTGTGGCGTGGTTACCGCTGATCGAGGCACATGCCGCCGATGACCGCAATTTCGTAAAAAAGGCCGTGAACTGGGCGCTGAGACAGATCGGCAAGCGCAACGCCGCCTGCCACGCGCCGGCTCTGGCGCTTGCGGAAAAACTCGCGGCGAGCGCGGACCGTGCGGCACGATGGACAGGCCGGGACGCGGTGCGCGAACTTAGCGGCAGCAAGGTGCTCTGGCGTCTCGGCCTAGCTGTTTGAGTTGGAGGCTGCATGCCGATATGCAGCCGCAACGCATGCGCCAGAGCATTAAAATGTTTCCGAAAAATCAGACGAATAGAGAAGAATTCTCCAAACTCACTTGAGCGGGGGCAGCTATTCCTCGCTGCTCTTTGCCTGGTCGATCACCATATAGTCGAGCGGTAACTGCGTCGTATATTTGATCTGCTCCATGGCGAAAGCGGAGGACACGTCGCGGATCTCGATCTTGGCGATCAGCCGCTTGTAGAACGCGTCATAGGCGGCGATGTCGGGCACGACGACGCGCAAGAGATAATCGACATCACCGCTCATGCGATAAAATTCCACCACTTCCGGAAAATCGGCGACCACCTCGGAGAACCGGCGCAGCCACTCCATGGAGTGCGAATTCGTCCGGACCGACACGAACACGGTGACCTTGGTATTGACCTTCACCGGATCGAGAAGCGCGACACGGCGCCGGATTACGCCATCCTCCTCCATCTTCTGGATGCGTCGCCAGCAAGGCGTGGTCGAAAGACCTACCTTCTTGGCAAGGTCGGCAACAGCCAAGGTCGAATCTTCCTGCAAAAGGCGCAGGATCTTGCGGTCTAGGCGATCCATGGAAAGTCCTCTCGAATATTTTTCCTTTCATAGCGCGCAATTTGTGAAAATAAAGAAAATTGTTTCATCTTGTGAGCACCCGTATTCTTTCGCGCAGGAAAGGCAGCAATTCGGCCTCGAACCAGGGGTGACGCCGAAGCCACCCAGTGTTGCGCCAGCTCGGATGCGGCATCGGCAACACGGCAGGGCCTTGGTTGCGCTTCACGTAGCGATGCCAATTGCGCGCAGTTTCGGTCATTGATTTCGGACAGTCCTGCCCCAGATGCCAGCGCTGTGCATAGTGGCCAACCGCCAGCACCAGCTCGATCTGCGGCATCGCCTCCATAACGCGCTGCCGCCACAGCGGCGCACACTCGCTTCTCGGCGGCAGGTCGCTGCCATGCCTGTCATAGCCGGGAAAGCAGAAGCCCATCGGCACGATGGCGAAGTTTCGCGGATCGTAGAATGCCGCGCGGTCTACCGAGAGCCATTGCCGCAGCCGGTCGCCCGATGCATCGTTGAAGGGAAGGCCGCTTTCATGCACGCGCAGGCCCGGCGCCTGCCCGGCGATGAGGATCTTTGCGGTTGCCGAAAGCACAGCGACAGGCCTCGGCTCGTGCGGTAGCCGGTGATCCGGCCCGCGCGCCGGATCGTCGCGGCACAGGCGGCAGGCCGCAATGGCCGTCTGCAACGCCTTCAGCCGTTCCTCTCCGCTGTCAACCACCTAAGATCCTTGTCGCAATCGTGCTTACCTGCTCCTCGAGCCACCGGGCGATGAGCTCCAGCCAGTCGCCTGTCAGATGCGGTGACTCCTCGGCCTTTCCGTTCGAACGCCGCCATTCCTGCGGCCTTACGAAATCGCCTTCCCAGAGACCCGCTTTGTCGCCTCGCGCCGCTTCCTCTTCGTCGCGGTAGAGGCCGTAGCTCACGGCGTGACCGGAGAGAACCATTTCCCGACCGATATCGCGCCCGTCCGCTTCGCAGACACCAAGCTCCCGTCCATAGCGATCGCGGCCGTGGAGCCGACACACCGTTGTCGCTCCCTCGATCAGCGTCTTCAGCCGCAGGCGCGCTTCCGCGCCGCAATCCCAAACGGCCTCGCCGCGCCTGCAGGTCTGGCCGATTTCGGGAGCATCGATGCCTTCGAGCCTGATGCGGCGCCCGTTAATTCGCAAGCTGTCGCCGTCGCTCGCCGAGGCCGAGCCGCGCAATTGGCCGGTCACGGGCGGTTCCGGCGGCGGCAGCTTCGCGGCTACATAGGCACCGATGCCGAGGAGGAAAAGGAAGACCCATCCACTGATCATGCCGGCACGGCCTTGCTGCGCGCGGCGTCGAGGCGGCCCATCGTTTTCCGGCCGGCCAAAGGCAAATCGGCGGCCAGAGGGCGTGGGCCTGCCGGCGGAGCCGCCGACAACACGGAACCTTCGATTCTGCGGCTTCACCCGAACGCCTCTTCTTTTCGCGCGATCAAACGCAATCGCGCCACAATGGTTGTCGAATCCTTCATGGAGGGCAGCAACTTCTTAAGGATTGCATCCTAGACTGCAAGCCAAACGAAACCCCCTGCCCATGAGCATGAGCATCGCCGTCAGCACATCGACCGATAAGATCATCGTCGACAAGTCGCGCAACTATCGAAACAAGGCTGTTTCGAAGACGGTGCGCGCGACGCGCCAGCGGCTGCAGACCGGTTCCTCCGACCCCTCCGGTTTTGACCGGGAAATGCTCCTGCTTCATATCGACTCCGTCCTGCATGGCGCGATCGCCCTGCCCGTGCTCGTCGCCCTGATTGCGGCCACCGGCATCTATCTCTCGGGCGATCCCAGCGTTCTTGCCTGGGCGTTCATGATGCTCTCGGCTCATGCGGTCACGATCTTCCTCGCGCGGAAAGCGAAGCGCGAAGACATCGTCGTTGAAAAAGTCGCCGCCTGGCGCCGCCGTTTCCTCGCCGGCCAGGTCCTGATCGGGCTGTGCTGGGCGATCTTTTCCATGCAAGACTGTTCGTCCTGCGGCGAGGTCGTGTCCGGCCTCTTCGAGGGAACGGTGTTGTTCATCGCGCTTGCAGCCACGGCGATGGGTACGTTCCTGCTGCGCAATGCCCTTTTCTACACGTTCCTGCCGGTCGTCGCGGCGCTCGGTTTCTCGTCGTTGACGGCCGCCGATCCCGTTCACATCGGTTTGACGGGCATCCTCTCGCTCTCGCTCGTTTTCCTCGCCTTCATGACCGACCGTATGAATCGTGCAAATGTGCACATTCTGTCGGTCCAGTCGGAGAAGGACGATCTCATTGCCGAGCTCGAAGTCGCGAAATCCATGTCCGACGAGGCCCGCCGCCGGGCCGAAGAGGCCAACCTCGCCAAATCCCGCTTCCTCGCTTCGATGTCGCATGAGCTGCGGACCCCGCTCAACGCCATTCTCGGCTTCTCCGAGGTGATGTCGAGCGAAGTGCTGGGGCCGCTCAACAACCCGACCTACAAGGAATATACGGCGGACATTCACCGCTCGGGCGAGCACCTCCTGAATCTCATCAACGAAATTCTCGACCTTTCGCGCATCGAGGCCGGCAGGTACGAACTCAACGAGGAGGCCGTCAGTCTCGTCGACATCGCTGACGATTGCATCGGCATGGTGCAGCTTCGTGCCCGCGGCAAGAACATCGCGTTCTCGCAGCAGTTCGAGCAAGGCATGCCGGCCGTCTGGGTCGACGAGAAGGCGATGCGTCAGGTTACGCTCAACCTCCTGTCGAATGCGGTCAAGTTCACGCCCTCGGGCGGCGAGATCGCCGTGAAGGTCGGCTGGACTGCCGGCGGCGGGCAATACCTGTCCATCAAGGACAATGGGCCCGGCATTCCGGAAGAGGAAATTCCAATCGTCCTCTCCGCCTTCGGCCAGGGCTCGATCGCCATCAAAAGTGCGGAACAGGGCACCGGTCTTGGCCTGCCGATCGTGCAGGCGATCCTTGCCAAGCATAACGGCCAGTTCGTTCTGCGCTCGAAGCTCAGGGAAGGCACCGAGGCGATCGCCATCCTGCCGTCCCGCCGCGTGCTGCAGAGCCTGCCGCCCGTCGAGGACGTTCCCTCGCCCGCCCGCCGGCGCAAGAGCTTTGCCTAATGCATGTCGCCCAAAAGTGTGCAGCGGTTTTGGGACAACGACATGCACAAAAACAAGGACCTAAAGCGCGCTGCATGAATTTCGCGCTTTAAATTCGCGGGACGCGGACCGAACCGACGCGACCGTCAATCCAGAAACCGAGCCAGAAACACCACGTAGAAGGCGTAGACGCCATTCGCCACGATCAGGCACAGGCAGGCAAATGAGCCGAGATCCTTGGCGTGCCTGCCCATGTCGGAGATTTCCGGCGAGACGCGGTCGACGATCTCTTCGATCGCTGTGTTGATCGCCTCGAAGGCCATCATCAGCAGGAACAAGATCGTCATGGCGACGTATTGAAAGAGCGTCGCGCCGGCGAGCACGAAAGCCACCATGGCCACGCCGAAAGCGATGAGCTCGTGCCGAAAGGCCGCCTCGCCGATCAGCCGCTTCGCGCCGCCGAAGGAGTAGCTCGCTGCCGCAAAGAGGTGCCGGATGCCCGTATGCTTGTTGACGGGTCCGGTCTGGCCGTTGCGGGGGCTGGTGTTCTTGGCGTCCATGTCGTCTCGCGGGCTTGGCATGCGCAGCTTCGACAATCTGATTGAGGCGAATGCGAGGCGACGTCGGCTACGGTTTTCGCCACCTGGCATCAGAGATTCGGCCTCAGACAGAATGCTCCGGCGCCTCCCGATATGCGAGAAGCGGCCCCGCATCAAGACCTGCAGGATGCGAGAATAGCATGCCAGACAGCCGCTCGACAGCAAGGTGCGTTGCGGGCGTAGACAACAGCCAACATCGCCCTACAGCGCCGTGCGTCTTTTCAGACGCACAAAGGACGCTGTAGCACTTTGAATTGCTGCATGTTTTTGTCCTTAAATCGGGTACGATTTAAGGAAACATGCAGCAGCCGTTCTGAGCTCGAGGCGCCCGCCTCAGGAGGCTTCATGCGCCACCATCAGCTCTTGTTGCTGACGCCGGCCTGCGCGAAGGTCGCCATGCCGCTGTGGCAGGCAGCGGCTGCCTTGACGATGCCGGCGGCAAGTGCTGCGCCGGTGCCCTCCCCGAGCCGCATGCCGAGCGCCAGCAGCGGTGTCTTGCCGAGCTTCTCGATCGCGCGGATGTGACCGGGCTCGCTTGAAACATGGCCGATGAGGCAATGGTCCAGAGCACCCGGATTGGCCGCCTTGAGGATTGCCGCCGCTGCGGTCGCGACATAGCCGTCGATAATGACGGGCACCTTCTGCATGCGCGCGGCGAGGATGGCACCGGCCATGGCCGCGATCTCGCGGCCGCCGAGCCGGCGCATCAGCTCGAACGGGTCGGAAAGATGATCTCGATGCAGCGCCACGGCTTTTTCGACGGCGGCGATCTTGCGCCGGAGTACCTCTCCCTCCGATCCGGTTCCCGGGCCGACCCACTCCTCCGCCGTGCCGCCATAGAGGCCGAGATTTATCGCGGCCGCTATCGTCGTATTACCGATGCCCATTTCGCCGATGCAGAGTAGATCCGTGCCGCCGGCGATCGCCTCCATGCCGAAGGCCATGGTCGCGGCGCAATCGCGCTCGGAGAGGGCAGCTTCCTCAGTGATGTCGCCCGTCGGATAGTCGAGCGCCAGGTCGAAGACCTTGAGGCCGAGATCATGCGTCGCGCAGATCTGGTTAATGGCGGCCCCGCCGGCAGCGAAGTTCTCCACCATCTGCGCCGTTACCGACGACGGAAAGGGCGTAACGCCTTGCCGGGTCACCCCGTGATTGCCGGCGAAGATCGCGACGAGCGGCCGGTTGACCGCGGGCGGGCGTCCCGTCCAGGCGGCAAGCCAGAAAGCGATTTCCTCGAGACGTCCGAGCGCACCCGGCGGCTTCGTCAATTGGGCATCCCGCTCGCGCGCCGCAACGAGCGCCGCCGAGTCCGGCCTAGGCAGGTTGCGCAGCAATTCACGGAAATCATCAAACGGCAGGCCGCTGGCACTCATGGGCAATCCTTGCATCTCTCAAAGCGTCGGGCTCGTCATAGAGGGTGACACCGCCCGCGGCAACGGCATTTGCGCCAATTGCTGTCGTCGGCGCATGATCCGCCGGAGGCTGTGCGATTCGGAGCCACGGAGACGAAATGGCATATATCCGCGATCTCTTCGACGACGTAGCGCGATCGGTGGCATTCCTGAGCCGTGTTCCCATGCCCAACCGGCATTTCCTCGATCACGACGGCCGGCTCAGCCGTGCCGTGCGCGCGTTCCCCCTCGCCGGCGTATTGATTGCCCTCCCCGCGGCCGTCTTTGCCGCGCTGTTGAACGCGCTCGGCACAAGCTCGCTCTTCACCGCCTTTGTCGTCGTCGCCGTGCAGGTCCTCGTCACCGGCGCGCTGCACGAGGATGGTCTCAGCGACACGGCGGACGGCTTCGGCGGCGGCCGCGATCGCGAACGCACGCTCGCGATCATGAAGGACAGCCGCATCGGTACCTATGGCGCCGTCGCGCTCATCCTTTCCTTCGGCTTCCGCGTCTCCGCCATCGCCTCCTTCCTGCCCCTGCTGACGTCGGTCGGTGCCGGATTTGTGCTCCTTGCCACCGCCGCTCTCAGCCGTGCCGCCGTGGTCTGGCACTGGTCGCGCCTGCCGCCTGCACGCAGCGACGGCGTTGCGGCCGCTGCGGGCGTTCCTGAAGCGGGGGCGGTGTCGGTGGCGCTCGCTTCCGGCACCGTCCTCGCGCTTCTCTTGTTCTTCGCGGCCGGGGTTTCGGTGGTCGCGGTCCTGTTGTCGTTTGCAGCCTTCGCGCTCGTCGTGCCAGGCTTTGGTAGGATCGCCGCCCGCAAGCTTGGCGGCCATACGGGCGACACGATCGGCGCCACCCAGCAGCTCGCGGAGATCGCCGTTCTCGGCGCCCTTGCGCTGGCGATCTGAAAGGCCGATATAGTGCATGTCGCCCAAAAATGCGCAGCGGTTTTGGGGCAACGACATGCACAAAAACAAAGACCTAAAGCGCGTCGCATAAACTCGATTAAACTCGACGCGCTATTGGTTCGAACGAAACAGAACAGAGCACGTCCCGGGCCATGGAATCCCCTTGCATTCTCGTCTGCGCGATCGACGACAGGACCGGCTACTGTTTCGGCTGCGGGCGCACACGTGAGGAAATCGGCTCCTGGACGCTCTACACCGACGCCGAGCGTCACAGCATCATGCTGGCTCTGCCGGAGCGGCTGGAGGCCGTGGAGCGCAAGCCGCGGCGGGAAACGCGTCGGGCGCGAATGGCGAGAGAACGAAACGGCGCATGAATCGTCTGGTCCTCCTGCTTGCAATTCTCGCCATCGGCCTCGTGCTCCTGATCGTCAATCACGATGCCGGCCAAACCCTCGGCATGAGCAATGACGACTTCGGACAGCTTGTGGCGCTGAGTGCTCTCGCAACGCTATTCGCCGCCGGTATTCTCAGGAGCCGCCGCGGTTTCGGCGAGGGATTGCGCCAGATCGCCATCTGGCTGCTGATCGCGCTCATTCTCGTTTCGACCTACATCTACCGGTTCGAGCTGCAATCCTTTGGCGACCGGCTGCTGGCGGGGCTGTCGCCCGGCAGGGCGATGGTCATCACCGACAGCGAGGGCGAGCAGGAGGTCCTGTTGCAGAAGCGGATCGATGGTCATTTCGCCGCCGATGCGACGATCAACGGTCATGACGTGAACATGCTCGTCGATACCGGTGCGAGCAGCATCGCGCTCACCTATGAGGATGCCGAACGGATCGGTCTCGATCCGGCCAATCTCAGCTATCGTGTGACGGTGATGACGGCAAACGGCCCGGCGCTCGCAGCCCCGGTCACACTGGCGGAGATCGCAATCGGCCCCATTCAGCGCAAGAACATCCGGGCTATGGTCGCAGCCGAAGGCAAGCTCGACCGCAGCCTACTCGGCATGAGCTTCCTCTCGACGCTCGACTTCCTGCAGATGCGCACGGACGAGCTCCGCCTCCGGGATTGACGTCGAACGCAACCGTCAGGGCCCAGCGCTCTTGGGCGCGACTTGCCGGAACGTTATGGCAAACCTGCTGGCGGGCGACCCGCGCCACGCCGAAAGCGGCGAGATTTGGCCGAACGCGATCGACTGTTTCCCCAGGGGTACATACCTGTCGAATGACGGTTGCCCGAGTTCGGCCGCTCCTCGAGGTCGCGACAGATCAACTGTCAACGTGACCGGCAAAGACCTCATCGACCGAGGATACCGCAATAGCGAGATCGACATTGTTGATGAAGGAACTGCCAAGCTTTCGGAAGCCGTTTACGGTAGCCAGATCGCCCGTCACCGAATCGAGCTGCCTGACGCTGCCATTTCCAAGATCAATCATCCACAGACCCGGTTCCCCCGGGATACCGATCACAACAACTTTGGCCATATTGCTACCCTCACGCCCCTTATCAAAAACCGGCCTTTTTCAGCCCCTCACGATAAAGATCTTTCTGCCATTGTTCCTTGAACGGAATGACGGCGAGCCATTTGTCCGCATCAAAAGTTGGATTGGCCTTCAGCGCTCGCATCCTGTGCTGGCGGGCCTTCTTGCGGTCACCGAGCATCGCCCAGCTCGCAGCAACGATTCTGTCGCTCGGCGTCTTATCCTTCATCCTGTAGGCAAAGCCGATGGCCTGCTCGTATTCCCCGAGGAAATAGCTCGCACCCGCAGCACTCCAGAGATAGGCGTCCGGC includes:
- a CDS encoding usg protein; the encoded protein is MTSDMELQLKGYGLTTAQILYRMPDHPALLQTYIWQHYDIAPDFPEMRSFLKFWQEKLDGPLHSVRYVHRKLISATEWRALKGEFVLH
- a CDS encoding uracil-DNA glycosylase family protein, with the protein product MVDSGEERLKALQTAIAACRLCRDDPARGPDHRLPHEPRPVAVLSATAKILIAGQAPGLRVHESGLPFNDASGDRLRQWLSVDRAAFYDPRNFAIVPMGFCFPGYDRHGSDLPPRSECAPLWRQRVMEAMPQIELVLAVGHYAQRWHLGQDCPKSMTETARNWHRYVKRNQGPAVLPMPHPSWRNTGWLRRHPWFEAELLPFLRERIRVLTR
- a CDS encoding DUF2270 domain-containing protein, encoding MTADLSPLTLETEMPERQGPPLPQSSQETINTIVHYYRGEMGRMAGWRDRIDRTSNWAITVVAAMLSVSLSTPSSHHGVLLFAVLLITLLLLIEARRYRFFDVYRARVRQLERGYFAQILCPEGTPTFKWSVSIAASLRRPAFLMSYKEAVCRRLQRNYCWMYLILLLAWALKISSPKMSTNGEPFGHVRSWADVTENAALGVVPGWAVMIGVALFYAAVLYGSLRKEPGAGELAHGEVHV
- a CDS encoding NAD(P)-dependent oxidoreductase — its product is MAKVAFIGLGVMGYPMAGHLKVRGGHDVTVYNRTSAKAEQWATAFGGRTAATPAEAAKDQDFVFSCVGNDDDLRSVTTGEDGAFETIGQGAIFIDNTTASAEVARELYSAARAKGAHFIDAPVSGGQAGAENGVLTVMCGGDSEAFDRAKPVIEAYARMVGLMGPAGAGQLTKMINQICIAGLVQGLAEGIHFGKRAGLDIEKVIDVISKGAAGSWQMENRYKTMNAGKYDFGFAVDWMRKDLDIVLAEARRNGAKLPVTALVDQFYADVQALGGNRWDTSSLLARLEK
- a CDS encoding HAMP domain-containing sensor histidine kinase → MSIAVSTSTDKIIVDKSRNYRNKAVSKTVRATRQRLQTGSSDPSGFDREMLLLHIDSVLHGAIALPVLVALIAATGIYLSGDPSVLAWAFMMLSAHAVTIFLARKAKREDIVVEKVAAWRRRFLAGQVLIGLCWAIFSMQDCSSCGEVVSGLFEGTVLFIALAATAMGTFLLRNALFYTFLPVVAALGFSSLTAADPVHIGLTGILSLSLVFLAFMTDRMNRANVHILSVQSEKDDLIAELEVAKSMSDEARRRAEEANLAKSRFLASMSHELRTPLNAILGFSEVMSSEVLGPLNNPTYKEYTADIHRSGEHLLNLINEILDLSRIEAGRYELNEEAVSLVDIADDCIGMVQLRARGKNIAFSQQFEQGMPAVWVDEKAMRQVTLNLLSNAVKFTPSGGEIAVKVGWTAGGGQYLSIKDNGPGIPEEEIPIVLSAFGQGSIAIKSAEQGTGLGLPIVQAILAKHNGQFVLRSKLREGTEAIAILPSRRVLQSLPPVEDVPSPARRRKSFA
- a CDS encoding Lrp/AsnC family transcriptional regulator; translated protein: MDRLDRKILRLLQEDSTLAVADLAKKVGLSTTPCWRRIQKMEEDGVIRRRVALLDPVKVNTKVTVFVSVRTNSHSMEWLRRFSEVVADFPEVVEFYRMSGDVDYLLRVVVPDIAAYDAFYKRLIAKIEIRDVSSAFAMEQIKYTTQLPLDYMVIDQAKSSEE
- a CDS encoding class I SAM-dependent methyltransferase — its product is MTQKSKKIDEEALAAAYNRALSLEKSGHFDAAAAAYREVLELDPEDHGGAAVRLASMGRGDTPLKAPDAYVATLFDQHAEVFDNVLVDQLDYCVPLLVRQRIQALGLGPFKRVLDLGCGTGLTGGALRDMAEDITGVDLSENMVEIAHEKDLYETLYVAEAVDFLDDNDDEPFDLIVATDVLPYIGALEPLFFGAVDNLVPGGLLIFSSETLPAEAFAGRGYVVGPHQRFAHSETYLRDRLTATGFEVIDISDITVRKEEGEPTAGQLLIARFKP
- a CDS encoding SDR family oxidoreductase, with protein sequence MSEQKVAIITAGGSGMGAVAARRMAAEGFRVAILSSSGKGEALAKELGGIGVTGSNQSNDDLKRLVDSAYDAWGRVDALINSAGHGPRAPVLELTDEDWHKGMEVYFLNVVRPTRLVTPIMVEQQSGSIVNISTYAVFEPDPLFPTSGVFRSGLAAFTKLFADRYAADNVRMNNVLPGFIDSLPETEERRERIPMGRYGTSEEVAELIALLATDRGGYITGQNIRIDGGITRSV
- a CDS encoding thermonuclease family protein, which translates into the protein MKPQNRRFRVVGGSAGRPTPSGRRFAFGRPENDGPPRRRAQQGRAGMISGWVFLFLLGIGAYVAAKLPPPEPPVTGQLRGSASASDGDSLRINGRRIRLEGIDAPEIGQTCRRGEAVWDCGAEARLRLKTLIEGATTVCRLHGRDRYGRELGVCEADGRDIGREMVLSGHAVSYGLYRDEEEAARGDKAGLWEGDFVRPQEWRRSNGKAEESPHLTGDWLELIARWLEEQVSTIATRILGG